The genome window CGAGGTGACGGACGGCGGCCTCGGCCTGGATGGACACGTACTCCTCGTAGTCGTCGACCGCGAATACCGCCTTCGCCGTGTCGGTGACCTTGTACACCACCACCGCGGCGATCTCCACGGGGTTCCCGTCGGCGTCGTTGACCTTGAGCTTGGCGGTCTCGAAGTTCCGCACCCGCAGCGTCACCCGGCTCTTGGTGGTGAGCGGGAGCACCCACCGGAAGCCCGGCTCGCTCACCGAGCCGATGTACCGGCCGAGGAACTGCACCACCTTGGCCTCGTTCGGGTTGATGATCGTGAAGCCGGTGACGGCGACCCCGGCGATCAGCGCCCACACGAGCGTCGCCCCGAGCAGGAACCCGAGGCCGTCCGGCATCCCGCCGTCCGGGGGCGTCTCGAGGTCGGCCCCGAGCCAGGCCGGGATGAACGCCAGGGTGACCACGACCAGCACGAGCAGCACCGCGAAGCCGTTCAACTGCAACGCCCGTCGCTCCATCGACCCTCCTGTGCTATCGATGTGATATCACCACGATAGCGCAGGTCGAGCAAGGGTGTGCGATTCGTGTGGTCGTGGTCAGGTGAGGATCGGGTACGGCTCGCGCAGGTCACGCCGACTTCTCCGGAAGGTCAAACGGGGCACCGGCGTTGGCCGGCGTCACCCGGCAGGGCCGGTCAGGGTCCGGACCGGGCAGGTGCAGCCGCTCAGGAACCGCATGGGCCGATGCACCGATCAGGACCTCGGCGGATCACCGGACGCGGGTGGCCCGGGGGCGCCGGCGGATGCGGACGCGCCGGTGGAAGCGGAAACGGCGGGGCCGGTTCGAGCGGGCGCGGACGGATCCGTGGAAGCCGGCATCGGCGCATCACCGGGCGCGGGCCCGGCGGCCTCCTCCTCGGGGACGAACTCCGCGCGCACGCCGAGCAGCCGCACCGGGCGCCGCTCGGTGAACCGGTCGAGGGCGGCGAGCGCGGCCCGCTCGATCGCCTCGGCCCGGCGGGCCGGCCGTACCAGCCGCTGACCATGGGTCCGGGTGGTGAACGGCGCGTACCGGACCTTCACCACCACGCGCCCGACGGGCCGGTCATCGGCCGCGACCTCGTCCGCGACCTGGCGGGCCAGGGCGCCCACCTCGCGGCGCACCCGGTCCCAGCCGGCGAGGTCCTCCTGGTAGGTGATCTCCCGGCCCCGGGAGCGGGCCCGGTACGGCTCGGCGACCACCGGTGAAGGATCCCGGCCGCGGGCGAGCCGCACCAGCCACGGGCCGATCGTCGGCCCGAACCGGCGGGCGAGCTCACGCGGATCCGCGGCGGCGAGCTGGGCGACGGTGCGGATGCCCAGCTCGCCGAGGCGCTTGGCGGTCTTCGGCCCGATGCCCCACAGCACGTCGGTCGGGCGGTCGCCGAGCACCTCCGGCCACGTCCGATCCGTCAGCCGGAACACACCCGCGGGCTTGCCGAAGGCGGTGGCGAGCTTGGCCTGCAGCTTGTTCTGCCCGATGCCGACCGTGCAGTCCAGGGCGGTCGCCTCGCGCACGCGCCGCTGGATCAGCCGGGCCACCGCCTCCGGGTCGCCGGTGTCGACGGCGAGGAACGCCTCGTCCCAGCCGATCACCTCGACCACGTCGCACAGCTCCCGGAGCGTGGCCATCACCGTGTCCGAGGCCGCCTCGTAGGCGGCACGGTCCACGGGCAGGAACACCGCCTCGGGACAGCGCCGCGCCGCCGTGCGCAGCGGAAGCCCGGAGCGCACCCCGTACCGGCGGGCCTCGTAGGAGGCCGTGCTGACCACGCCGCGCCGGCTCGGGTCGCCCGTGCCGCCCACGACCACCGGCCGGCCGCGCAGCTCCGGACGGCGCAGCAGCTCGACCGCCGCGACGAACTGGTCGAGATCGGCGTGCAGCACCCAGCGGGCCACACCGCGTTCCTGCCCGTTCCAGCGGGATCGGCACGTCGCCGGCGGATATCACCGCTGGTGCAGCTCGTGGAAGAGGTTGATCCACTGGTCCGGGTGGACGAAGGAGACCACCGCGTCCAGCGGGATCGCGGCCCGGGCGAACGCCCGCCGTAGCCGCTGCCGCGGGTGGTGGGGGCGCAGGGACGCGTACAGGCTGCCCCCGCGGCCCCGGAAGCCCAGCTCGACCATGGCCCGGTACTCGCGCAGGGCGGAAACGGGAACGAGCGGGGCCGGACGGCGTTCGATCCGCAGGATCGCCGAATCGATCGACGGCATCGGCCGGAAGGCCGACCGGTCGATCCGCCCGGCGATGCGCCAGATGAACCCGGGCCAGGTGCGCACCGTCACCAGGCTCCAGCGGCCGTAACCGCCCGTGCGCTTGCGGGCGTACTCCGCCTGGGTGACCAGGGTGGCCGCCGACAGGGCCGGGGCGCGCAGGCACCAGTCCACGATCGGCGAGGTGAGGTGGTAGGGGATGTTCCCGACCACGGCGAACGGCTCCCGCGGTGGCCGGGCCCTAAGGAAGTCGCCGGCGACCACGTGAACCGCCGGATCGCCCCGGGTGCGCGCGGCGAGCCGGCCCGCCGCCACGGGGTCGATCTCATAGGCGATCACGCGACGGCAGGTCCGGGCGAGCGCCAGGGTGAGCGCGCCGTACCCTGCCCCGGGCTCGACCACCAGGTCATCGGGGCTCAGGCGGGCCGCGTCGACCACCCGCGCGACGGCACGCGGGTCGATCATGAAGTTCTGCGACAGCGCGCGGCGCCGCAGGTTGTGGTTCTTGGAGAGCGCGAAGGCCGGTTTTCCGGCAGGCCAACGGCGATGGTCGGTGATGAACCGCGCCACGGAAGACGCCCTTTCGGCTCCGAGAAACGGACGGGATCTCGGAGGCCCCGGGCACGCGTCATGGGCGCGTCAGCACAGGCGTGGTGAGGCTCCAGCGCGCGAACGCAGTTGAGACACCAGCGAAGGAAAGTGCAGCGGGAAAGCGCGGCTGAACCTCAGGCAGACCGGAACGCGTCCCAGCGGGCCGGGGCCCGCCGGACGCGCGGACGCGCGGCGATCGACCGCCCGCATCCGAGCAGGGCGGCACGCGCGGGGACGTTCATGCGGACGACGCTACGACCTCCGCGAACGCGTCCGCAAATGGTTTCCTGGGCCCGTCCCGTGTCGTACGGGCGGCCTGCGCTGGCCGATTACCCAACGCTGATCGCCTGCATGCTCGGCCGGTACGTGTGCTCAACCACTGCAGTGAGCCTGTCGTATAAGTACAACTTGCCATAAAGCACGCATATATCCTCATGTCCCGAGATATCGGCACATCCACCGCACCGTCCTGCCACCATACAGAGCATGAAGGCGCACAATACGCTGAAATTCGGACATATTCCGGGTCACCCAGTGGGATCGGTCTACCGCAGCCGAGAGGAGCTGCGGCTAGCCGGTTTACACTCCGCAAATCAGGCCGGTATCTCCGGGAACCCCCGGGAGGGAGCCGACGCCATCGTCGTCTCGGGCGGTTACATCGACGACGAGGACAACGGCGACGTCATCCTCTACACCGGGGAAGGCGGGCGCGACGCCAACACCGGACGGCAAGTAAGGGACCAAGAGATCACCAGCAGGGGCAACGCAGCCCTGGTCCGCAGCCAGCTCGAAGGGCTACCGGTCCGGGTCATCCGTGGCAGGCCTAAGGGCAAGGGCCACGGGTCTCCGCACGCACCGAGCTACGGCTATCGCTACGACGGCCTCTACCGAGTCGAAGATCACTGGGCGACGATTGGGAAAGACGGTTATCGCATTTGGCGGTTTCGCCTGGTCAAACTCGAGGATGACGATATTGCGGAGCCTCCGGAGGTTGCTCCTATTCCTGAGGCACATCGGGTAGGACCGGCTCCGGTAACCGTCTCCACCATTCAACGCATCGTCCGCAACAGTACTGTTGCTCAGCTCATCAAGGACTGGTACGGCCATGAGTGCCAGATTTGCGGCCAAGCCATCCAGGTGAGAAAGAACGAGTATTACAGCGAAGCCGCGCACATCCGACCCCTTGGCCGGCCGCACCAGGGCCCTGACGTGCTCGAAAACCTGTTGTGCCTATGCCCGAACGACCATGTCCGATTTGATAATGGCGCGCTCTATCTCTCCGACCAACTGCAAGTGATCAACACGTTAACTGGCGAGGTGATGGGCCCACTCCGAGTGCACAAGAATCACAAGATCGACCTCAACCATGTCGCCTACCACCGCACCCACGTGGCCGCAGTAACCCAGCCTCGCTGATCGCGAAAGTATGTGTCTACGTATCTGTCGAATGGCATCTCAGCCGTGGGGCGCGGCAGACGTACAGCTATCCCCGTTCTGGCGTGAGCAGTATCGCTTCAAAAGAGGACGGCCTGGTGTGCGCGGGCACGACACGCTGTCCCGCGCGCGCCAGGCCCGGCTTACGCAAGTTGGCCTGCTAAGCCCTTGAAGTGCCGTGCCCCAACGAAACCGACAGGTATTCCAGTTGGGCGTGCGCTCCATACCGTGTCACAATGATCGCCGAATTCGCGCGGCGGCCCGCGTGCCGCTGCGGAAGCCGTACGGAAGGAGAGCACGGGACGAGTGCGATAACCGTCCGTCGCGTCGGTCCTGACGAGTGGGCCGTGTGGCGGGAGCTCCGGTTGGCCGCCCTCGCCGACGCCCCGGACGCGTTCGGCTCCTCGCTCGCCGCCGAGCAGGACTACGACGAGGCCACGTGGCGCGACCTGCTGCACCCCGGACGCGGGCTGCGCGCGGTGGCCTTCGCCCCGGACCCGGTCGGCATCGTCGGGGCGCACCACTCGACCGAGGTCTCGGGCATGGTGAAGCTCACCGGCATGTGGGTGCGCCCCACCGCCAGGGGGACCGGGGTGAGACCGGGACACTGGGTAGCGAACCGGGCACGCTCGGCCACACCCGAGTCACGCTCTAGTCGCCAGAGCCGCTAGAGTCTCGCCAAGCACAGGTATCGCGCCGGTGTGCCACCGGCACACCTTCCCCATGCGGCGCGTTCCTCCGCGGGCACCGTCGCCGGTACGGCCGGCCACCGCGCCAAATCGGAACTATCCGTAAAAGTGGAATCGTTCGCCTTTTACCTAATTGAAGATCTATAACGGAAATGTGAGGTTGGCGGCGAGAGTACCGTCATTCCGACCGCGTGGCATTACCGGCACATGACCCCGCTTGGAGTAGCGTCGTTCTCGACAGGATGCCCCGAAACGGATGAAGGCTCGTATATGACTACGCCACTCGAGATTTCTGTCAGCGAGCACAAGACGGTCACCGTGATCACGCTGGCAGGCGAGCTCGACATCGCGACCGGGGATATGGTCCGCAGTGTCGTCAAGGAGCTCGTCGGCGAGGGCCGCACGAGAGTGGTGATCGATGCGTCCCCGCTGCGGTTCTGCGACGCCTCGGGTCTCGAGGCGCTGCTGGACAGTCGCGCGTACATCCTCAGCGTCGGCGGATCGCTGCGCCTCGCGGGCGTGCACGGGGTCTTGGCGCTGGTGCTCGACGTGACCGGCCTGCGTGACCTGTTCGTCATCAACAAGACCCCCGCCGAGAGCGTGACCGCGCTCTCGGTGACCCGTCAGCTTTCCGTGGTCTGATCGATCAAGCCACTTCGCCGGTGCCGAGCACTCCGGGGACGGCGACGGTCTGCTCGACGAGCATCGCGGCCACATCGGGCACGTGGAGCCTCTGCCAGTACGCGGCCCGCTGCCGCGCGGTCCCCGAACCGCGACGCCGGAGCCTCCTGAGCGCGGGCGCGACGATCGCCCAGTCCCCGCTCTCCTCCAGGCTCGGCCGTACGTGATCCACCAAGCGCCGGACGAGGTGCCACGCCGGGACGCGGCGGTTGGTGAACAGGTCCATGGCCTCGCCCTCCAGGCCGTCCCGGGCCGAGAGCCAGCAGGCGGCGCGCAGCAGGGTGTGATCGATCTGCGGGGCGGGCACGCCGGCCCGCACGTCACGCAACGCGGTCGCCGCCAGCGCCCGCACCAGACCGGCGAACATGGCGGTCTCCTCAACCGTCGCGCAGACGTCGGCGGTGCGGAACTCCAGGGTCGGCAGGTGGTGGGAGAGCCGGACGAGCCAGTAGATCATGCCGTGGTCCATGGCCGCGCCGCTGGTGAGCAGGCCCGCCACCAGGCGGTCGTAGTGCTCGGCGGAGTCGAAGTACGGCGGCGGCTCCGCGGTGGGCCAGCGCGACATGAGGATCGCGCGCCAGCTCGCGTACCCGGTGTCCCCGCCGTCGCTGATCGGGGAGTTGGCGGTGATCGCCTGCAGCACGGGCAGCCAGGGCCGGACGTGGTTGCTGACCTGGATGGCCTCCTCCCGGTCGGGGATCCCGATGTGGACGTGGCAGCCGCACACGCCCTGGCCGCGCATCACGGCCCGGAACTCGTCGTACATCGCCCGGTACCGCCGGCCGTTCACCAGCGGCGGGATGTCGGCGTTGCCGCATAACGCGGTCCCGCAGGCGGCGAGCCTGACCCCGGCGCGCCCGGCCGCCGCCGCGGCGGTCGTCCGGATCTCCAGCAGGTCGCGCTGCAGCCGGGTGAGGTCGGTGTGCACGGCGCTGTTCGCCTCGAGCTGGAACCGGGCCATCTCGAAGACGACCCGCGAGGCCGCCGGGCCCTCCAGCTGGTCGCGGACCGCCTCGGCCGCGGGCACGACGCTCCCGGAGGCGGGATCCAGGAGCAGGAACTCCTCCTCCACGCCGATGGTGAGCGGCTGCGATAACGCCGTTTCCGTCGTACCGGTGAGGTAAAGGTCGCGGGTGAATGCCTCTGACGTCAACTCTTTCATCCGGTCTCGCCGATCAACATTTGGCCAACCCACAGTGTGACAAAAGAAGAATCTCTCCGGCAATATCGGCAATCGCGATTCATCTCGACCGGCGGTGCACGTGCATGCGACATCACCACTTCTCCAGAAACACGGTTTCACCTCTGGCGGCCGCAAGCGCCTCCCATGGCGGCGATCCAGGAGCCCCCCAAGCGCCCACGTCCCGGGGCTTTGGCCATGATTTCGCAGGTCAGCGCCCGGATGCGCCGGCACGCGAGATTGGGCTCGCCCAGCCCATATCCACGGCGCGATTAACAATTCGTGAAATCCCGTAACGGTCGGCCAAAATCTCGTGAAACATTCGGCAACCCAGCCCCGCCCATCAATCTGATACCGAGCCGTGGGCCACACCGGTGAACAGAAGGACGGCGCGCCCGTGTCCCGCACCGCCCGCCGCCCGCGTACGGCATGCCCGGGTACGGCACCGCCACGATGACACGCGGAACGGCGGGGTCTTTCGCGGTGCGGCCGGGCCGGGAAACCGGCGCACGGAATTTCGTTGCACCAAGGGCCTGGCGAATGGCGGCCGGAGAATGACCCCAAGGGATCCCGGCGGAAAATGAGCCGCCGGGCTGGGGTAGCCACCGCCGTTGCCCGGCCGGCGGCGTGAGCCCGGAACATCCCAGGTTCCCGGCCCACAGGTGCCGGATCACGGCACCAGGGTCACGAGTGCCGGACCGGGGCACCGGGGTCATGGCCCCTCGTGGAGCGTCCGGGCCCACTGGGCCCGGCGGGTGGCCGGGTCGAGCAGGACGCAGTCGCCGCACTTGCCCGCGCCGGGGATGCGGTAGTAGAGGCAGCAGCTCGTCCGGGTGAAGAACGGCCGGCCCGGCGCGGGCTCGGTGAAGTGGCCCGTGCCGCGCAGGTGCCCGAGACCGAGGAGCCGGGCACCGAGGGTCAGGGCGTCGGCGGCGTGCTCAGGACGGGCGCGGGCCAGCGCCTGGACGGCACCGCCCAGCGCGGAGGCGGCGTTGCCCCACAACAGCCGCGGCGCGAGCTTGACCTGGCTGAGGACCAGGCCGGCCAGCCGCTCGAGCAGGACGGAGACCGACCGGTAGAGGGGTTCGGCGGCCTGGTCCGGGCCGGAGACCGGCCGGCCCGCGGGCGCGGGCAGCCGCAACGGCAGCGGACCACCCGGGACGTCCTGCACCTCCACGGCGTCGGCCGTCCAGTCCAGAAGCACGCGGTGGACGACGGCCGCGCCGAGCACGGGCGACCAAAGCCGGGCCGCGATGCCGAGGTGGAGCACGGAGGCGGCGACCCTGCGCTCGGCGGTGCCGAGCCGGTCGCAGGCGGCGGAGATGCGCGCGCCGAACGCGGCGGAATCCGCGAGCAGCCGGGAGAGCGGCCGCCACGGGCCGGGCGGGGCGCCGGCACCGTGCAGGTGGAAGTAGCCGCCGATCGCGGACACGTCGGCGATCACGTCATCGAGGTCGCGCTCGGTCATCTCCCTCTCCGGGCCGTCTCATGGATCTGCTCGCCCCGCCGATCCGGCTCCCGGCCTGGTGCGCGGTGCCCACCCGGCGCACCCTGCCGGGCATGCCCGCCCCGCCGGCATGGCTCACCCTCCCGGTCCGCCGCACCCTGCCGGGCGCGGTCCCGCGCCCACGCGGTGAGGGCCTCGATGTCCGGGAAGCGGTGCCGCTCACCGCGGTGCTCGGCAAGGTAGCCGCCCTCGGTGACGGTGATCTCCAGGTCCGCGGGACCGCTCGCCACGGCCCGCCAGGAGTAGCGGGCCAGGGCCCGCTCCAGCAGGTACCGGTGCGGGTCGCCCGCGGTGACACGCACGGTCCCGGTCGCCCGGGGCCGCGGGACGAACACCCCGGCGGCGGGGTCGAAGGCCAGGTCGTCGCCGTCGAAGACGGCGCTGAGCGAGCCGTCGATGGTGAGCCGCTCGGGGGTGCCGGTGCGCAGCCGCCCGTCCGAGCCGATCAGCCAGACGTGGTCGGCGATGCGCAGGGCGAGCTCCAGGTCGTGGGTGGAGGCGATGACGGTGAGGGAGCGTTCCCGGGCCAGGCGGCGCAGCAGCCCCATGACGGTGACCCGCGAGCCGACGTCGAGGAACGC of Thermobispora bispora DSM 43833 contains these proteins:
- a CDS encoding SPFH domain-containing protein, which codes for MERRALQLNGFAVLLVLVVVTLAFIPAWLGADLETPPDGGMPDGLGFLLGATLVWALIAGVAVTGFTIINPNEAKVVQFLGRYIGSVSEPGFRWVLPLTTKSRVTLRVRNFETAKLKVNDADGNPVEIAAVVVYKVTDTAKAVFAVDDYEEYVSIQAEAAVRHLATSHPYDSHTEGRPSLRDNQNVAEELTAELRERTALAGVEVLEARLTHLAYAPEIAQVMLVRQQAAQVVAARAQIVEGAVGMVGLALDRLAERGVVELDEERKAQMVSNLLVVLCGDRATQPVVNAGSLYA
- a CDS encoding DNA polymerase IV gives rise to the protein MARWVLHADLDQFVAAVELLRRPELRGRPVVVGGTGDPSRRGVVSTASYEARRYGVRSGLPLRTAARRCPEAVFLPVDRAAYEAASDTVMATLRELCDVVEVIGWDEAFLAVDTGDPEAVARLIQRRVREATALDCTVGIGQNKLQAKLATAFGKPAGVFRLTDRTWPEVLGDRPTDVLWGIGPKTAKRLGELGIRTVAQLAAADPRELARRFGPTIGPWLVRLARGRDPSPVVAEPYRARSRGREITYQEDLAGWDRVRREVGALARQVADEVAADDRPVGRVVVKVRYAPFTTRTHGQRLVRPARRAEAIERAALAALDRFTERRPVRLLGVRAEFVPEEEAAGPAPGDAPMPASTDPSAPARTGPAVSASTGASASAGAPGPPASGDPPRS
- the erm gene encoding ErmE/ErmH/ErmO/ErmR family 23S rRNA (adenine(2058)-N(6))-methyltransferase, producing the protein MRRRALSQNFMIDPRAVARVVDAARLSPDDLVVEPGAGYGALTLALARTCRRVIAYEIDPVAAGRLAARTRGDPAVHVVAGDFLRARPPREPFAVVGNIPYHLTSPIVDWCLRAPALSAATLVTQAEYARKRTGGYGRWSLVTVRTWPGFIWRIAGRIDRSAFRPMPSIDSAILRIERRPAPLVPVSALREYRAMVELGFRGRGGSLYASLRPHHPRQRLRRAFARAAIPLDAVVSFVHPDQWINLFHELHQR
- a CDS encoding YDG/SRA domain-containing protein, translated to MKAHNTLKFGHIPGHPVGSVYRSREELRLAGLHSANQAGISGNPREGADAIVVSGGYIDDEDNGDVILYTGEGGRDANTGRQVRDQEITSRGNAALVRSQLEGLPVRVIRGRPKGKGHGSPHAPSYGYRYDGLYRVEDHWATIGKDGYRIWRFRLVKLEDDDIAEPPEVAPIPEAHRVGPAPVTVSTIQRIVRNSTVAQLIKDWYGHECQICGQAIQVRKNEYYSEAAHIRPLGRPHQGPDVLENLLCLCPNDHVRFDNGALYLSDQLQVINTLTGEVMGPLRVHKNHKIDLNHVAYHRTHVAAVTQPR
- a CDS encoding STAS domain-containing protein gives rise to the protein MTTPLEISVSEHKTVTVITLAGELDIATGDMVRSVVKELVGEGRTRVVIDASPLRFCDASGLEALLDSRAYILSVGGSLRLAGVHGVLALVLDVTGLRDLFVINKTPAESVTALSVTRQLSVV
- a CDS encoding carboxylate-amine ligase, encoding MTSEAFTRDLYLTGTTETALSQPLTIGVEEEFLLLDPASGSVVPAAEAVRDQLEGPAASRVVFEMARFQLEANSAVHTDLTRLQRDLLEIRTTAAAAAGRAGVRLAACGTALCGNADIPPLVNGRRYRAMYDEFRAVMRGQGVCGCHVHIGIPDREEAIQVSNHVRPWLPVLQAITANSPISDGGDTGYASWRAILMSRWPTAEPPPYFDSAEHYDRLVAGLLTSGAAMDHGMIYWLVRLSHHLPTLEFRTADVCATVEETAMFAGLVRALAATALRDVRAGVPAPQIDHTLLRAACWLSARDGLEGEAMDLFTNRRVPAWHLVRRLVDHVRPSLEESGDWAIVAPALRRLRRRGSGTARQRAAYWQRLHVPDVAAMLVEQTVAVPGVLGTGEVA
- a CDS encoding (2Fe-2S)-binding protein, with product MTERDLDDVIADVSAIGGYFHLHGAGAPPGPWRPLSRLLADSAAFGARISAACDRLGTAERRVAASVLHLGIAARLWSPVLGAAVVHRVLLDWTADAVEVQDVPGGPLPLRLPAPAGRPVSGPDQAAEPLYRSVSVLLERLAGLVLSQVKLAPRLLWGNAASALGGAVQALARARPEHAADALTLGARLLGLGHLRGTGHFTEPAPGRPFFTRTSCCLYYRIPGAGKCGDCVLLDPATRRAQWARTLHEGP
- a CDS encoding ABC transporter ATP-binding protein, translating into MTGRTTGFALHDLAVGYPARRGRPEHRVLTGLNAAAAPGDLTVLIGPNGAGKSTLLRTLTGLQPPLAGTVLLDGTDIRALTAAERARRLAVVLTERDLPPLLTAWEVAGLGRYQHTGFTGRLTEADEAAVAWALESAGALHLADRQATELSDGERQRVMVARALAQEPTAIVLDEPTAFLDVGSRVTVMGLLRRLARERSLTVIASTHDLELALRIADHVWLIGSDGRLRTGTPERLTIDGSLSAVFDGDDLAFDPAAGVFVPRPRATGTVRVTAGDPHRYLLERALARYSWRAVASGPADLEITVTEGGYLAEHRGERHRFPDIEALTAWARDRARQGAADREGEPCRRGGHARQGAPGGHRAPGREPDRRGEQIHETARRGR